A section of the Oxyura jamaicensis isolate SHBP4307 breed ruddy duck chromosome 1 unlocalized genomic scaffold, BPBGC_Ojam_1.0 oxy1_random_OJ106552, whole genome shotgun sequence genome encodes:
- the LOC118156939 gene encoding cold shock domain-containing protein C2 isoform X1: protein MRVCGLHIIHTSGTAETSGGSRQPASRREESPQSRATCESAAPRRAAEERLSPPSADALQAPAPGSPKLLRRPQAADPSPPPTPKTEEPPAPAMSSEPGAPPAVPPLHSPKSPVWPTFPFQREGSRVWERGNLLLRDLPSPLPTKRTRTYSATARASAGPIFKGVCKQFSRSQGHGFITPENGTEDIFVHVSDIEGEYVPVEGDEVTYKVCPIPPKNQKFQAVEVVLTNLAPHTKHETWSGQIIGS, encoded by the exons ATGCGTGTGTGCGGGCTGCACATCATACACACATCAGGCACCGCAGAGACGTCGGGAGGCAGCCGGCAGCCAGCCAGCCGGCGAGAGGAAAGCCCCCAGAGCCGGGCTACATGCGAGAGTGCTGCTCCTCGCCGGGCAGCGGAGGAGCGCTTGTCCCCGCCGAGCGCTGATGCTCTGCAAGCCCCAGCTCCAGGGAGCCCCAAATTGCTGAGGAG GCCGCAGGCAGCAGACCCCTCCCCGCCACCCACCCCCAAGACGGAGGAGCCCCCCGCTCCCGCCATGTCGTCGGAGCCCGGCGCCCCGCCGGCGGTGCCGCCCCTGCACTCGCCCAAGTCCCCGGTGTGGcccaccttccccttccagcGCGAGGGCAGCCGCGTCTGGGAGCGGGGCAACCTCCTGCTGCGGGACCTGCCCAGCCCGCTGCCCACCAAGAGGACCAGGACCTACTCCGC GACGGCGCGTGCCTCCGCTGGGCCCATCTTCAAGGGTGTCTGCAAGCAGTTCTCGCGCTCCCAGGGCCACGGGTTCATCACCCCGGAGAACGGCACAGAGGACATTTTCGTCCACGTGTCTGA CATCGAGGGCGAGTACGTCCCGGTGGAGGGGGACGAGGTGACGTACAAGGTGTGCCCCATCCCTCCCAAGAACCAGAAGTTCCAGGCGGTGGAGGTGGTGCTCACCAACCTGGCACCCCACACGAAGCACGAGACGTGGTCCGGCCAGATCATCGGCTCCTAG
- the LOC118156939 gene encoding cold shock domain-containing protein C2 isoform X2: MSSEPGAPPAVPPLHSPKSPVWPTFPFQREGSRVWERGNLLLRDLPSPLPTKRTRTYSATARASAGPIFKGVCKQFSRSQGHGFITPENGTEDIFVHVSDIEGEYVPVEGDEVTYKVCPIPPKNQKFQAVEVVLTNLAPHTKHETWSGQIIGS; encoded by the exons ATGTCGTCGGAGCCCGGCGCCCCGCCGGCGGTGCCGCCCCTGCACTCGCCCAAGTCCCCGGTGTGGcccaccttccccttccagcGCGAGGGCAGCCGCGTCTGGGAGCGGGGCAACCTCCTGCTGCGGGACCTGCCCAGCCCGCTGCCCACCAAGAGGACCAGGACCTACTCCGC GACGGCGCGTGCCTCCGCTGGGCCCATCTTCAAGGGTGTCTGCAAGCAGTTCTCGCGCTCCCAGGGCCACGGGTTCATCACCCCGGAGAACGGCACAGAGGACATTTTCGTCCACGTGTCTGA CATCGAGGGCGAGTACGTCCCGGTGGAGGGGGACGAGGTGACGTACAAGGTGTGCCCCATCCCTCCCAAGAACCAGAAGTTCCAGGCGGTGGAGGTGGTGCTCACCAACCTGGCACCCCACACGAAGCACGAGACGTGGTCCGGCCAGATCATCGGCTCCTAG